In Candidatus Berkelbacteria bacterium, one DNA window encodes the following:
- a CDS encoding leucine-rich repeat domain-containing protein, producing the protein KLQWLSLSNTQIKDLPDLAQLTNLQTLYLGNTPLANDAQAISELERKYPKVNIDA; encoded by the coding sequence TAAGCTGCAATGGCTCTCCCTCAGCAATACCCAGATCAAGGACCTCCCAGACCTCGCTCAGTTGACTAATCTGCAAACGCTCTACCTTGGCAACACCCCGCTCGCGAATGACGCCCAAGCGATCTCCGAACTCGAACGAAAGTATCCCAAGGTAAATATTGATGCCTAA